The DNA sequence TCTTGACAAGCAGCAAATAGTGGCTTCCAGTCAAAGATATTGCCTCGTGAATGCATCACAATATTTTGATAAATCAAAGTAGGAATATTGAAAAACAAAGGAAATACAAGACAAGATACATGTGAAGAGCACTACTTTCACACTTCGAAATTAGCTGATATAAATTTTCTTTCACCTGGTATCATTGGCAAGATTATAAATCCTAATAAGTGTTGCTTACTAAAAAAGAAATTAGTTGTACCTAAGTTTATGTCCAAGACAGACTCACGATTCGACAAATTAGATGATCAAATACTCTTCTTCAATTCACTTGCTAGACATTTGTCATCTTAATAACATTCAAATGGATAACAATGTTTTTTTAAGAAAAAGTTTGGCTTCTGAaagaagattcataaaaaattgggtaaaatattttaaagtctATCATAATATTAGGAATATTGCAAAAGTCTTCTTTGCATGATGATGTGGGACCAtctgtgtttttttctttttcttgaaaattttttactAGTTTAGGGTGTCTTTTACAAATTTAGGAAGTTGCCAAATGACAATGTTAGCTAccaagaatatcaaagaagacaaAAAGGAAACAAACAAAAGGAGACAATAATATGTTTGATTAAAGATTGTAAATGAGAAGGAAGGAGATGAGCCTTGAATCTGATTGAAGATTTCAACCCATGAGAAAGTTTGTTCTTTATTGAAGATTATACACAGATGAAAGACTACCATATCTTCAAAAGCGAATACTCTTTTTCAAATCAAATTTGGAACATTCTCTTCTTCGAAAAAGGAATAAGTTCTTGATCTACTTATGTTGATGTAATtgcaatatttttcttatttctgtacttttttgctttttttgtgCTTAGGGACTATAAAGAACTTTTTGaatggtatcaaagcatgataAAATGAATTGAGGTTTTTTCCATAGTGTGCTTGAATGGTATAAGGTCGCATGTCTTCTTTTCCGATTTAAAATTCTATCATATGTGTGCGATATGTGGAAGTGTGAAACTTTTATCCGGAATTCTCCTCGAGTCAGAACAAGCATATTTTTTTTGCCTATTATCATTCTAATAATTGTCTTTTCCTTCCTCTATATTTCCCTTACAATATTATATAAAAAAGGCTATGTTTTTGGCAAACTTGTCCTACATCACTAACCCATTGCTCTCTTTATGcttaatgtcaatagtatatcTTTATCAAAATAGAACTCAGATTGACTACAGTACACATAACAAAGAACATCATCATAAATATATAGATTGAAATTACATACATTATCACACAGGTAACATGATATATCTATAAAAATTTGTTacagtattcaacacataatcatTAATTGTTAAAAGTGAGAAGAACTATCACATGTAGCACCACAAAAAATTGCTAATGAAGTTGCACAACATAGTTTGTCTAAAATACTAGACAAAAAACAACCACTAATTGTAATTAGTAATGTTCAGCCAGATCATACAAAAAGCAAATTAGACAAAacttatataaataatttattcaaGATATTGTAATTTTCTTAAATTATTCATACTCAAGGACCAAATCTGGTAGAAATTTTGTAGACAAGGAAACACTTGGATTCTAAAGTAACAAAAAGTACAGGGATGATATTCAAATGGCATACCTGATAAGCCAACATTAGTTTGTGCCTGTATTCTTTATGCCTCTGAACCTGATATAGCGAATAGGCATCTATATTAATTGAAATAAAAGACCACTTGCCTAAGCCACAAAAGACCAGaaataacaacaaaaaagaaagaactaGTAGAACATGTACAACTTGAGATAATGCAATATTAACATAAGAAGCAGTAAGCACATAAATAGTAAGCCCTCCCATCAGTAATTTTGTTATAAATGGGAAAATTTCCTTCGTATTTCCATTTAATGAACATAATATTTTGTAAACTTACAGGAAAAGTTTCTTTATGAACTAATAGGAAAAAATTAATCATTCTAGATTCAAGAATTGCAATTTAAAAACTATGAATTCAACTATCATAATTTTCATTTACCAGGAATCTACTAGGTAAAAGAGAAAGTTAACTTATAAAAGATCTATTTAAGAAAACTTTTCTAATGGTCcaagtagtgatttaaaaagcgctaagcgCTCGTCCGAGCGaagtgagacgctaaaatataaaaatatataatataattaataaatataattgtttaaataaaaatatgatatcaaattaaaaaaatcttacagaatcacaatatcacattaacaaaaaatctcaaaattcaaaacaataacaataatttcaaataaataaaaattaataatattaaaatcaaaataatatattattaatctaataaataaaaaaatattgttactagtatacagtcaatagtatactgttaatatactattaacagtatactatcgagtcgattTGAGTAGAGGGAGTAAAAGTAACAGTAGCGACGAGTAGCGACAATggtagtgggagcgggagcgacgatagtggcaagcagcgacaacagcggcgagcaacggtagTGGCAACGATAGCGGGGGCACAGTGTAAGAGTAAGATTGAGGCTGTTGACTGAGAGAagcagcagcggtagcagcgagcagcgacaacaggagtgggagcgacgatagtggcaacgaCAAACAACGACAGTGACAGAGGCAGCAGAGAGCAGCAACAGCGAAGAGAGGCAACAACAGTGGAGAGAGGCAGCGACAGTAGAGAGGAAATATCAGCGGTAGAATCGCGAGCAGGGTTAAGGTTGGGGAAGTCACGAGAGGGATGTTGGGAGGCTGATATCggtactttagttggttcgattgaaacaactaaagcaccgaagaccgAACCGGATGTAAAACACTGGTTCAGTCAcccggtttaacccgggcgctcgcccgaagcgcccaacgcctgaGCTCGGGCAAGCGCCTCGACGAGGCCTCTTTGAAGCAAGGCACttaggcctcgcctcgcctcgcctcgcccgagtgctTAGGCAAGCgctcgagcgcctattgaaatcactgagtCCAACTACTCTGAAATCTTTCCTCAAAAGTTCTTTTCTCAAGTTAAAATACTAAATCAAGAAAAGAGAAGTTTTCCATACTTCAAACAACTTTCTTAAATAGTTATGTTATTGCCCTAGCAAAAACAAGAGGCACGAGATTGTCTAAACTTCTATACCAACTACAACAACACAACTGGTGATGTTTCAAACAAGCAAAACAAGGACCGAGTTACTTTATATAAGAAAAACTCATATAAATCGAGGAAGTAGGGATGTGATATATCTCAGCTTTCTTTCATGCAAAATAAGCATGGAAGAGCATAACATGATGCTCTACAATCAAAGTTGACTTCTTGAAATAATCCTAGATGACAAAGAATAAATCATAATtcataaataaatagataattaAGGATAATTTTTTGGAATGGTCAAATCATGTAGAACTATTCGCAAACTTCTAAATCCATAAACTAAAACACATCGAGAATACCAAGAGTAATGTTACCACAATTCTGAGTCGGATATTGGAGCGTGGATAAATGTACAATATAAACTTCAAAGCATTTTAAACATCCCAGCTCAAAATTCATATCCatattcatatcatccaatttatAAATACAAGCATATCAACCTCACGCTGCATGGTTCCTTCACATCAAAGCTCTCCACCGAAGTTATCCTACTACCAGGTCTGTATGATGTCATCAAGCAAAAGACATCTAACAACATATTTACAAGTACACCCAACAAATCCATgctctatcataaaaatttctgcAGAGGACAGAGCAACTATTTTAATGTGCCGTGGCTTAATTGAATCCAAGATCGTTCGCAGTAAAGCATTTAAGGGCATTTCCGTTATTTCACCcaaaagatgatttttttgtCCAGAGgaagaaatcatagatccctggaATCCGAACAACGGAAACCCTGAGTTCTAGAAACACCAACTTCAACGGCAAAGAACAAGAAGGCTAAGGACGAGAAAAAGAACACCAGAGCAGCTCACCCTGTTTCGTTCCCCCTCGGGCAAGTACCGAGCGAGGATCTCCTTCATGAACTGCACCTTGGCGTCGCGCGGCACCTCGAGCATGCTCGGCGGTAGGTGCCGCTCCAGGGAGCTGAAGATGGCGGGGTCAAACTCTGACTGCACGTCGTCGTATCGCTCCGGCTTGTGCTCCGTGTTCGGATTCAGCCTCAGCCGCCGGTCCCCGTACGTCGGCCTCGCCGGAGGCGCCATCACCGGCCCGTTCCCATTCCCGTTCCCGTTGCCCGCCGGCGACCCCTCCCTCCTCTCGACTGCGCCGTCCAGCGACATCGCTTCGCTGCCGGAGGCTCGGGCGGCCGATGGTGAGAGAGGGGATCAGCTCTCGCAGGCCATATCAGCGGAGGAAATTTAGGGTTACGAGAagtctagggttagggtttcgtcGGGAAGGGGAGTCAGGGTTTGGTGTGgggttggagagagagagagagagagcgtggtGTTCGTTTGACGTACACACGATATAGACGGGGGTGATTAACGCCACTGCCTCGACAAATAATTACGGGCTCGCCATCGGAGAGGGGAGAATGTAGTCGTTCACCGGTGCATATTAGGGTTTCTATGGGAGAGGAAGGTGGAAGGCCCGATCCGCTGCTTCGGGAGGAGCAGCAGACGTCTTTGATGCCCCATGGATAAGACACGTGGACTCTGAGACGTGTGGGTCCCTTACCAATTGGCCAATCCACTAAGCACATGTCGAAAGCATGATGACGCTTCCCGTCCATGCACGAAATCGAGGGCATTATTtacccaaaaaatatatattatataattataaatcgCGATGACCAATTGCACGAGTTCAATCGACGAGCAATGTTGATTGGATGCAGACATTAGTCTTTGGGCTGCTGCTTATCCACGGATCAAATCCCATTGCTAATCTTTCCGAGGGTGCCAACGAGATGGGTTGGATTGAATGATTCGGATTTAGGCTAATCCAGACCAAGTTATAATTGAATCGGATTCGACTCGGGTTGGGTTGCTAATCGGGCCCATTGTAAACCAAGCCTTTTCCGGTTCGGCCTTGACTCGGGTCCGATTAAACTGATGATTCGTAGATAATTATTAGTCAATGATTTGCTTTGTTGTAATTAGGATCGATTACGTGGTTATTTTATGATTAATTGGAGATATTACATTATACAAAGCTCGACAGGCCTTGTATTTTGATCTTTCGATCGACTGTACTTTGATATATGATAACTGCTCATGGAATTAATTTGCCCCAAAACAAACACTCATGTCGGTTATAACGAATTGAATAGAATCAAGGCGATATGATTTAAACCACGCACGTGAAATGCACGTGACAGACGTGTGATACTTGATCTTGACCTACGTCACGCGTGCATCTCCCCCGATCAACCCCTATTCTTCGTTACCCCTCGGTTCCTCTCCGCCGCCTCCACGCTGCCGTCGCCGTAGCGATCTGCCTTTCCGCTTGGCGGTGTCTCGCGCGTCTTGTTCTATCGACGGCCGGACACCGGCTCCTACTTTCACCTCCCTGTGCACCACCAAACCTCCGAGGACCTATCTTGGCTTCTTGGAGCGGCAGCCGATTCGGGCGTATCTTTGATTGGTTTCTTTCTGAGTGGTATCGtcaatttttcttctctttttgccaCTTTAGGATGGTGGCGGACTCTTTTGATCTGCCCATGCCTGGATTGATGGATGATTTGTTCTTATTCCGATGGTATTATCGTGCTTTTTGTTGCAGAACTGTTGGTTCGTATTGTAACCTTGGTGAGTTGGAGCCGTAAGGGATCGGGATTGAAAGAAGAAAATCATGGCCGATTGGGGTTTGTAGTCACTTATCAGAGAAAAATCAATGAACTCGTTCATATCAATTGATATTTGTTGTAGATTGGTCAGAGATTAATTTTTGGCCTCTTCTTGTTGGATTATCTTTATGTTTCACTTCACGTTTTGCCTGCTTCCATGGAAGCTTCATTTGTACTCTAAAAGGTTTTGAATACTTAAGTTATCTTTGCATCAACTTAACTATTTGCAATCTCAAGAAAAAAATCAGAGAACATGAAATATTCGTTTTAGGATATACAATTTCTCTTCCCAGCATATTTTAGGCAATTGAGTTGCAACTATCACATGTCTAACCTATTGTTTATATGGAAATCATGTTTACATTTGTGATCATTTATCATTCATGCCCACAAATATCTGTGCTTCTAAATGCTCGTTGTCTCTGCCAATTGCAAATAAGAAGCAAACCTAATCTTCCTCCCCATACCTGTCTGGCCATGGACCACACAGGTCCAGTACCCGAAATTGCATTCCTTGGCTGCAACATCATCAGAATCTTAATTCCAAGTATTTGATCTCCACTAACTGTTAATATTTCTCTTTAAGACATTTGTTTGTTTCATGAGAAAAGATAGCTTTTCGTATTTCTATTTGCTAGAATGATTATAAAGCTTGTGTTATGCATAAAATACAGTTTTCTTGCAGAGAAAAAGAATATCTGTTTTTGATTCTGTTCCTTCTGTCATGAGTTTGCTAAAATGTTCTTGTATATTTCTTTTCATTTCCTTCTCTCAGAAGAAGAAGATTTTGAACCAGCACCACCAAGTCTAATAACTAATAAACCAAAGAGCCAGTGGGATGATGAGGATGTGGAAGATGAAGATGTCAAAGAATCCTGGGAAGATGAAGAAGTTCCTGTGCAGGTGAAGTTCTCACATTTCAGTTTTATAATATATCACCTACTTGTTATTGGTAGCATTGCTCTTTAAGATCTATTTACAGGCCTCATTAATGTAGGCATTAAGGAATGCTGCTAATTATGTCATGATTGGCAAGTACTAGGGAATGTTCTGTGCTGAGTGCAACAAAAGCTTTCCAGTCGGACCAAGGATGTGTACCAAAACATATGGTCCAATACCggtcttatttatttattatttcttttagTGATGCTGGATGGTATGTTATGTGTATTGCTTAATATACTAATACCTTAACTTCTAATCGATTGCTGAAACTAGTATCAGACTGAGATATTAATTAATTGATGCATTGGACTATCGCTCTCTGTCTTCAAAGGGAACATAATTATCCTTAGATGTACAGTTAGTTACATGCACCCATTAATATGTAAATAATTGCTAGAACATTTAAATCCATTGGAGTTctgtcaaaaaataaaaaaacttgtatattataattaattgatTTACCTTGTAAAAAATCTATAAAGCAGTTATGTGAGAGGTTGTCATAAAGCTTTTTTCTTTAAGCATCCTATAGTTTTGCTATTTGCCACAGTATTTTCAGTGGTGGACAATTATGTTCCAACTATTTATTGTTATCTTTACTAGCACATCTGGATTGAGAGGATTAAACTTCCTAGTTTAACCATGGCTTGCAGTTCTTGACTAGAACACTGCCTTGTCTAAGTCAACAATATGGTGATCAGCACAAGCCATAAATTTGCACAGTGTTTACTCCTGAATGGTCTTGTAAAGTAAATAAAATATAGGGAATATTCCATTTAAATTTGCTGGATGTTTGTTGCATGGTTGTTCCATATGCTTGGAAAAAAATCAtggtatttttaagatttttgtgATTTTTGGGTGGTACAAAGTACATCTCTTCCATAGAGGAGGATGGGAAGCTAACCTTTAGGAGTTGGGGGAGTGGAGCCCGCAACTGCAAACATCTCAATGTATGGCATTAGTTGGAATACTAGAAAAGAAATTCAAATAAGCCAGTTGACTTGATATAACGGAAAAAAATCACTGGTCTTTAGCTCTAGAGACTGGATagataaatcagttttttcaatCTTAGATATTGTAACTTACACTTTAGCTATGTCTTATTAGTTTTCCAATTGTGACTATAAAATACATTCAGAACATTTCTATTagtcataataaaattaaatattgaagTTGTATAGAGGATTCAGCATCAAGGATTTTGTTTCTTCATGCCATCCTTCTTGCTTCAATTTGCCATCCAGCACATGATCACTTGTGTTTTTTTGGAACTGTATAGGGATTCTGTGTATGGTACATCACTATCATTAGAGTACCTGAACGTCTTCTGCAACATGATTTTATGATTGTGCTTGTCAGGTACTTGAATGTGTGAAGGTTGATTTATCAGAGTCATGTTCACATATAATTTAATACAGTTGCGTATATCCTCATCTCCTGAATTCATAATCATTGGGTTGCCCTCTAGTGTCCCTGCAAAATGCAGTGTGCAAAAGATTTGCTTTGATGGATTCCTTTTTTGCtaatttctttgttttctctgtTTGCATAGAAGATGGTTGAAATATAATGTTAGATTTCGGCTGACAGGGGAGCAAGAGTaactgttttctttcttttttttcctaagacatattgaatgtgattttgttgatgcagGCACCTAAGGCAGAAGAAACAGTGCAGGCTACTGCATCAAAGACTGGTCGCAAACCTGCTGGGAAGAAAGAAAAATTACCTGAAGCAAAGACAAGTGAAATAAGTAATGAAGTTCTAGCAGATCCTGTGGCTGAGAAACTTCGCCAACAAAGgttgaaatttttttcttcttatataAACTGAATTTGAGGGGTTGGCTCTGGGCAAAGTGTACTTTGTGaagtaatgaaaattttaaatgaacacaacctactggTTACTATAGCTTTTTCTTGGTTTCATGTGCTTAGGCTGACATGTAACAACTCTTAgcagacttgttgaagaagctgaTTACAAGTCAACTGCTGAGTTGTTTGCCAAGAAAGGTGATGAGAAAACCCTAGATAACTTtattccaaaatctgagaatgatTTTTTGGAGTATGCCGAGCTTCTCTCTCACAAAATTCTTCCTTACGAGGTTTGCAATCTTTTATAAAAATTGGTTGGAACTTGTATTGCAACTCTTTTCTTTTCTGGTGCTGATctgctttatttttcttgttcttcagaAAAGCTTTCATTATATTGGCCTTCTTAAAGCTGTTATGAGGCTATCTATGACTTCACTAAAAGCAGCAGATGCGAAGGAAGTAGCTTCTTCAGTTACAGCAATTGCAAATGAAAAactcaaggcagaaaaggaagctaATGCAGGCAAGAAAAAACAAGGTAAATATTAGAATGTCCTTGCCATATAATGTTGTGCTGCTAAGTTTACAAGGATAATAATGAGGGAAAATTTTGGTATACCGGTATTATTCAACAGGCACAAAGAAAAAGCAGCTCCATGTTGACAAGGCAGAGGATGACTATGTTACTGCAGGTGGCTATGATGATGTGGATGACTATGACTTCATGTGAGTGATCGAGTTGGTTTCCTCTTTCTATGTATGATTACCGAGTGATTTTAAAGATTTGATAATTACCTGAGGTGGATAAGAACCAAAAGTGGCTATTTCCTCAGCATTCTCTTGAGGCTTTTGAGGTTGTGTCGAAGTCCATTACTTATTTAATTAGCTTTCTTTtgttacatgatgtatttatactGGACACATTGGTACCATTTCCTGGTCTAATATATCAGAATGAGTTTTGGAATCGATGTTTAAAACTGTTTTCTGCAACATAAGAAAACATGGTATTTGTTGGATGTCCATGCAGAGCTCAAGCAAGCAGCTGCTTCCTTTTGGCATCAATATGACGATTGTGCTTAAGATATCATGTGGTATATGAAATCTGATCCATTTTTTGGTGAAATGAGCATACTGTAGTGACTTATATGCTCTGTTGCTTTGGGTATATAGTTAATAATGATGATGTATTGAAGGAAGCGTTTCCTCTGGTTAAAGGTCTTTGACATTTTTGATCTGCAAAAGTACTTGGTAACAGCAAAGGAGATGTTGACTTTTGACTTTTACATGCTAATAGCTTCCTTGAAGAAGTGTGTGGAATAAGTTGCTGAAAAAAATCAACAAACATAGTGCCCAATAAATGATCTTCCATTGGATGATGTCCTACTGATCAAATTGCTCAGTAAATTTCTGAGCAATTAGATTTATATAGATGTGCTTCAAGACCAGTCTCCATTCACATGCAAGTATCATATCATCATGCTACCCACCAAATGATGGAAGAGCAGAAGGGCCCAGTAATCATCAGACCGACTCCTGCCTCCTCCAAGCAAAACCAACTCACCCTCTTTCTTGGAACCATCTTGTGGATTCCTAGGCTATATCTACTACAGTGCTGCTCTGGGAATTCCATTGTACTTAACTGGATATTATTGTGTGAACTGACTTGGAACAACTTGGTTTGGTTGTCAGTGGCAAATCATGACTGATTCGttgttctttttcttccttgtttTGTATTATGATTACAACTATTTTCATCAATCATAGCACCAAGAAAGTCCACTGTCATGGAATCAGACCTCAAAAGGCAGGTCAAATACTTGCAGAGTTAGTAAGCTTCATATTTTAAAGAGAATTGATCAGTAGGAACACATGACCTGCCAAGTACAGTTTTGGCTTCAGAGACCTAACCCCTTATACCTGAATGGATCATTCAAGTTCTCCAACTTAGCTTTTCTAGTGTCTTGAACAAAAACCAGTCAACAACAAAATATGACAGTCCATCAAATTTGACTGGAGgagctcttctttctcttcttccccaCTAGATGACCATATGAACCCATCTTTTGGTTCATTAAGATGAATGTTCAAATAAAGTAAATCAAGCAATATACTTATATGGTTATTGaatctttgttttttctttctttttttataaattatcgacGACACTCGATACAAACTCATACTAACTCCTAATCGAAATTATAAACCTTGGTTCAACTCCTTTCGAGCTAAGTTCTATATTAACATCTGTAGCTCACCACAGTGACTTGTGAAAGCACTGGAACTTGACACACTTGCCTTGAGACCTTGCTTTCCATTAGCTGTCATGCATTAATCTAGACATTCCACCATCCACAATGAAGAGAAAATGACCATATGATAATAGGGTCATTCTCAAAGTCAGACAAAACACTTTGTATTTTGATGCACAAGCTTACGGCAAACAAGAACAAGCTGTGGGTTCCACTAAAAATGGTTGGCATGCATTTG is a window from the Musa acuminata AAA Group cultivar baxijiao chromosome BXJ2-1, Cavendish_Baxijiao_AAA, whole genome shotgun sequence genome containing:
- the LOC135598849 gene encoding uncharacterized protein LOC135598849, which translates into the protein MADWEEEDFEPAPPSLITNKPKSQWDDEDVEDEDVKESWEDEEVPVQAPKAEETVQATASKTGRKPAGKKEKLPEAKTSEISNEVLADPVAEKLRQQRLVEEADYKSTAELFAKKGDEKTLDNFIPKSENDFLEYAELLSHKILPYEKSFHYIGLLKAVMRLSMTSLKAADAKEVASSVTAIANEKLKAEKEANAGKKKQGTKKKQLHVDKAEDDYVTAGGYDDVDDYDFM